The proteins below are encoded in one region of Scatophagus argus isolate fScaArg1 chromosome 24, fScaArg1.pri, whole genome shotgun sequence:
- the LOC124055396 gene encoding mitogen-activated protein kinase kinase kinase kinase 4-like isoform X3, which yields MANDSPAKSLVDIDLASLRDPAGIFELVEVVGNGTYGQVYKGRHVKTGQLAAIKVMDVTEDEEEEIKLEINMLKKYSHHRNIATYYGAFIKKSPPGHDDQLWLVMEFCGAGSITDLVKNTKGNQLKEDWIAYISREILRGLAHLHAHHVIHRDIKGQNVLLTENAEVKLVDFGVSAQLDRTVGRRNTFIGTPYWMAPEVIACDENPDATYDYRSDLWSCGITAIEMAEGAPPLCDMHPMRALFLIPRNPPPRLKSKKWSKKFFSFIESCLVKNYTQRPPTEQLLKHPFIRDQPNERQVRIQLKDHIDRTKKKRGEKDETEYEYSGSEEEEEDPPEQEGEPSSIVNVPGESTLRRDFIRLQQENKERSEALRRQQLLQEQQLREQEEYKRQLLAERQKRIEQQKEQRRRLEEQQRREREMRRQQEREQRRREQEEKRRIEEMDRRRKEEEERRRADDEKRRNDREQEYIRRQLEEEQRHLEMLQEQLLREQAMLLEFKWRELEEQRKAERLHKRLQQEQAYLLSLQHESKQQPGDRTKPPSDHSKPPQTSTLPPDRLLNTTPQAQVLDSAASVARGAYESSRALQAVPSDSAKSQAAAPQKTDSDETCPSQVSNSPDPPQTEPPTDFEPPQAESLKPDGPTEPVSHPPQPIREADERYRKNIQGSPQAAPLPKQPPLPPRSSEPFSNGGPSSEASAMHRPMEPQVQWSHLAALKSSNSAAPSPPPPPVVSRSQSFSEPGGVTSSFAQLHLRSQDPHHHHHHHHPSPARTDPQPQPPLHHPQAQHQASNEEVPPKVPVRTTSRSPVLSRRESPLPSQPGNQGGQRSASGNVEQRPLWDRVEKLQPRPGSGSSSGSSNSGSQASPADRFRPRSSSKSEGSPLLRPENVPKKQDEKNVARPTRPACDADLTALAKELRAVDDVRPPHKVTDYSSSSEESGTTDEEDDEEVDQEAGEESTSGAEDSRAGYSHGFRRRLSNGETESAKTMPVEDSESDQATTPSKDGTLVIRQSTVDIKRSVNLSSSSSSSSAGPGYGHGQPQPPGHGLPEKNGFAGRIHHLPDLIQQSHHSPSSSTSIASSSSSSSSSSSFPSSSSHASPAMSPQNPPDKFTAIESQSESNSMSKHKSSSSFTPFIDPRLLQISPSSGSSLNNMAGFGQDGRMADPLRSDPSRKGSVVNVNPVNTRPPSDTPEIRKYKKRFNSEILCAALWGVNLLVGTESGLMLLDRSGQGKVYPLINRRRIQQMDVLEGLNVLVTISGKKNKLRVYYLSWLRNKILHNDPEVEKKQGWVNVGDLEGCVHYKVVKYERIKFLVLALKNAVEVYAWAPKPYHKFMAFKSFGDLVHKPLLVDLTVEEGQRLKVIYGSCSGFHAVDVDSGAVYDIYLPTHIQTSIQCHAIIILPNTDGIELLVCYEDEGVYVNTYGRITKDVVLQWGEMPTSVAYIRSNQIMGWGEKAIEIRSVETGHLDGVFMHKRAQRLKFLCERNDKVFFASVRPGGASQVYFMTLGRTSLMSW from the exons ATGGCGAACGACTCTCCAGCTAAAAGTCTAGTAGACATAGACTTGGCTTCATTGCGG GATCCAGCTGGGATATTTGAATTGGTGGAGGTGGTTGGAAATGGCACCTATGGACAAGTATACAAG GGACGTCATGTCAAGACCGGACAGCTGGCTGCCATCAAAGTCATGGACGTCACAGAG gatgaagaggaggaaattaAACTGGAGATCAATATGCTGAAGAAATATTCCCACCACCGAAACATAGCCACCTACTACGGTGCTTTCATTAAAAAGAGCCCCCCGGGACACGATGACCAGCTGTGG ttGGTGATGGAGTTCTGTGGAGCTGGTTCAATCACAGACCTGGTTAAGAACACCAAGGGGAACCAGCTGAAGGAAGACTGGATTGCCTACATCTCCAGAGAGATCCTCAGG ggTCTGGCCCATCTACATGCCCACCACGTTATCCACCGTGACATCAAGGGCCAGAACGTCCTGCTGACCGAGAATGCTGAAGTCAAACTAG TCGACTTTGGCGTTAGCGCTCAGCTGGATCGAACAGTGGGGAGGCGAAACACCTTCATCGGGACGCCTTACTGGATGGCTCCTGAGGTCATAGCTTGTGACGAGAACCCGGACGCCACGTACGATTACAGA AGTGACCTGTGGTCTTGTGGTATCACAGCTATTGAAATGGCTGAAGGAGCACCAC CGCTTTGTGACATGCACCCAATGCGTGCACTCTTCCTCATTCCAAGAAACCCTCCTCCCAGGCTCAAGTCTAAAAAATG GTCCAAAAAGTTTTTTAGTTTCATTGAGAGCTGCCTGGTGAAGAACTACACTCAGCGGCCCCCGACGGAGCAGCTGCTGAAGCACCCCTTCATCCGAGACCAGCCCAACGAGAGGCAAGTCCGCATTCAGCTCAAAGACCACATCGACCGGACcaagaagaagaggggagagaagg ATGAGACAGAGTATGAGTACAGCggcagcgaggaggaggaagaggatccCCCAGAGCAGGAGGGGGAACCCAG CTCCATCGTCAATGTGCCGGGTGAGTCGACTCTGCGCCGCGACTTCATCCGCCTGCAGCAGGAGAACAAGGAGCGATCCGAGGCGCTCCGTcgccagcagctcctccaggaGCAACAGCTGCGGGAGCAGGAGGAGTACAAGCGCCAACTACTGGCCGAGAGGCAGAAACGCATTGAGCAAcagaaggagcagaggaggcGGCTGGaggag CAACAACGACGCGAACGGGAGATGAGGAGGCAACAGGAGCGCGAGCAACGTCGTCGCGAGCAAGAGGAGAAGAGGCGCATTGAGGAGATGGATCGTCGACgtaaagaagaggaggagcgcCGGCGGGCCGACGACGAGAAGAGAAGGAACGATCGCGAACAG GAGTACATCAGGcgtcagctggaggaggagcagagacacCTGGAGAtgctgcaggagcagctgcTCCGTGAACAGGCCATGCTGCtg GAGTTCAAGTGGCGAGAGCTCGAGGAGCAGCGCAAGGCTGAGCGACTCCATAAGCGcctgcagcaggagcaggcCTACCTGCTGTCGCTGCAGCACGAATCCAAACAGCAACCTGGCGACAGGACCAAACCCCCCTCAGACCATAGCAAACCTCCGCAGACCTCCACCCTGCCCCCTGACAGACTCCTCAACACAACCCCTCAGGCTCAGGTCCTTGACAGTGCTGCTTCTGTAGCAAGAGGCGCTTATGAGTCCTCCAGAGCCCTTCAGGCAGTCCCCTCGGATAGCGCCAAATCCCAGGCAGCGGCGCCACAGAAGACTGACTCTGATGAGACATGTCCCAGCCAGGTCTCAAACTCCCCCGACCCCCCTCAGACTGAACCCCCCACTGACTTTGAACCTCCCCAGGCAGAAAGTTTGAAGCCCGACGGGCCCACAGAGCCTGTCAGTCATCCTCCTCAGCCTATCAGAGAG GCCGACGAGCGGTACCGTAAAAACATTCAGGGCTCCCCTCAGGCCGCCCCTCTTCCCAAGCagccccctcttcctccccgcTCCTCTGAACCGTTCTCCAATGGCGGCCCCTCCTCCGAAGCCTCCGCCATGCACCGTCCCATGGAGCCTCAG GTCCAGTGGTCTCACCTGGCTGCTCTAAAAAGCAGCAACAGCGCcgccccctctcctcctcctccgcccgTGGTCTCTCGCTCCCAGTCCTTCAGCGAGCCCGGCGGCGTGACCTCTAGCTTTGCACAACTCCACCTGCGTTCCCAGGACccccaccatcatcaccaccaccaccacccatcGCCCGCACGCACTGACCCCCAGCCCCAACCTCCCCTCCACCACCCTCAGGCCCAACACCAGGCCAGCAACGAGGAGGTACCTCCTAAG GTCCCAGTCAGGACAACATCCAGGTCTCCAGTGCTGTCGCGCCGAGAGTCCCCTCTGCCATCTCAGCCCGGCAACCAGGGCGGACAGAGGAGCGCTAGCGG TAACGTGGAGCAGCGCCCCCTGTGGGACCGAGTGGAGAAACTGCAGCCTCGGCCAGGCAGCGGCAGCTCTTCCGGCTCCTCCAACTCTGGCTCCCAGGCCAGTCCCGCTGACCGCTTCAGGCCACGCT CTTCTTCCAAATCCGAAGGTTCTCCTCTCCTGCGGCCTGAAAATGTTCccaaaaaacaagatgaaaagaaCGTCGCCCGGCCTACTCGACCAGCT TGTGATGCG GATCTGACTGCTCTGGCCAAGGAGCTTCGTGCCGTAGATGACGTGAGGCCCCCCCACAAGGTCACCGACTACTCATCCTCAAGCGAGGAGTCGGGCACCACCGACGAGGAGGACGACGAGGAGGTGGACCAGGAGGCGGGAGAGGAGTCCACCTCCGGAGCCGAGGACTCCAGGGCCGG ATATTCCCATGGCTTCCGCAGGAGGCTGAGTAACGGGGAGACCGAGTCTGCTAAGACCATGCCGGTGGAGGACTCTGAGAGCGACCAAGCCACTACGCCTTCCAAGGACGGGACGCTGGTCATCAGACAG AGCACCGTTGACATAAAGCGGTCGGTCAAtctctcatcttcatcctcctcttcctcggccGGCCCCGGTTACGGCCACGGCCAGCCCCAACCCCCCGGCCACGGCCTCCCAGAGAAAAACGGCTTCGCAGGCCGCATACACCACCTACCAGACCTTATCCAGCAGAGCCATcactccccttcctcctccacatccatcgcttcctcctcctcttcctcctcttcctcttcctccttcccctcatCATCTAGCCACGCCAGTCCCGCCATGTCCCCACAGAACCCCCCGGACAAGTTCACTGCCATCGAG TCCCAGTCGGAGAGCAACTCCATGTCCAAACACaagtcttcctcctccttcactccctTCATCGACCCTCGCCTTCTCCAGATCTCTCCGTCCAGCGGCAGCTCCCTCAACAACATGG CGGGATTCGGGCAGGACGGACGGATGGCGGACCCCCTGAGGTCCGACCCATCTCGCAAAGGCTCGGTGGTCAACGTCAACCCGGTGAACACGCGTCCGCCGAGCGACACGCCCGAGATTCGCAAGTACAAGAAGAGGTTCAACTCTGAGATCTTATGTGCTGCACTCTGGG GAGTGAACCTGCTGGTGGGGACGGAGAGCGGCCTGATGCTGCTGGACCGAAGCGGTCAGGGGAAGGTCTACCCCCTGATCAACAGACGACGCATCCAGCAGATGGATGTCCTGGAGGGTCTCAACGTCCTGGTCACCATATCGG GTAAAAAGAACAAGCTTCGAGTGTATTACTTATCGTGGTTGAGAAACAAGATTTTGCACAACGACCCCGAGGTGGAGAAGAAGCAGGGTTGGGTCAACGTGGGCGACCTGGAGGGCTGCGTCCACTACAAAGTCG tgaagtaCGAAAGGATCAAGTTCTTGGTGCTGGCCTTGAAGAACGCTGTGGAGGTGTACGCCTGGGCACCCAAACCCTACCACAAGTTCATGGCCTTTAAG TCTTTCGGTGACTTGGTGCACAAGCCTCTGCTGGTTGACCTGACGGTGGAGGAAGGACAGAGGTTAAAGGTCATCTACGGCTCTTGCTCGGGCTTCCACGCCGTGGATGTGGACTCCGGTGCCGTTTACGACATCTACTTACCCACGCAC ATCCAGACCAGCATTCAGTGCCACGCCATCATCATCCTGCCCAACACCGACGGCATCGAGCTGCTGGTGTGTTACGAGGACGAGGGCGTCTACGTCAACACCTACGGGCGCATCACCAAGGATGTGGTGCTGCAGTGGGGAGAAATGCCAACTTCAGTGG CCTACATTAGGTCAAACCAGATCATGGGCTGGGGCGAGAAGGCCATAGAGATCCGCTCGGTGGAGACGGGCCACCTGGATGGCGTCTTTATGCACAAGAGGGCTCAGAGACTCAAGTTCCTTTGTGAGAGGAATGATAAG GTCTTCTTTGCCTCCGTGCGCCCCGGAGGTGCCAGCCAGGTGTATTTCATGACCCTGGGGCGCACTTCCCTCATGAGCTGGTAG
- the LOC124055396 gene encoding mitogen-activated protein kinase kinase kinase kinase 4-like isoform X6: MANDSPAKSLVDIDLASLRDPAGIFELVEVVGNGTYGQVYKGRHVKTGQLAAIKVMDVTEDEEEEIKLEINMLKKYSHHRNIATYYGAFIKKSPPGHDDQLWLVMEFCGAGSITDLVKNTKGNQLKEDWIAYISREILRGLAHLHAHHVIHRDIKGQNVLLTENAEVKLVDFGVSAQLDRTVGRRNTFIGTPYWMAPEVIACDENPDATYDYRSDLWSCGITAIEMAEGAPPLCDMHPMRALFLIPRNPPPRLKSKKWSKKFFSFIESCLVKNYTQRPPTEQLLKHPFIRDQPNERQVRIQLKDHIDRTKKKRGEKDETEYEYSGSEEEEEDPPEQEGEPSSIVNVPGESTLRRDFIRLQQENKERSEALRRQQLLQEQQLREQEEYKRQLLAERQKRIEQQKEQRRRLEEQQRREREMRRQQEREQRRREQEEKRRIEEMDRRRKEEEERRRADDEKRRNDREQEYIRRQLEEEQRHLEMLQEQLLREQAMLLEFKWRELEEQRKAERLHKRLQQEQAYLLSLQHESKQQPGDRTKPPSDHSKPPQTSTLPPDRLLNTTPQAQVLDSAASVARGAYESSRALQAVPSDSAKSQAAAPQKTDSDETCPSQVSNSPDPPQTEPPTDFEPPQAESLKPDGPTEPVSHPPQPIREADERYRKNIQGSPQAAPLPKQPPLPPRSSEPFSNGGPSSEASAMHRPMEPQVQWSHLAALKSSNSAAPSPPPPPVVSRSQSFSEPGGVTSSFAQLHLRSQDPHHHHHHHHPSPARTDPQPQPPLHHPQAQHQASNEEVPPKVPVRTTSRSPVLSRRESPLPSQPGNQGGQRSASGNVEQRPLWDRVEKLQPRPGSGSSSGSSNSGSQASPADRFRPRCESPASSKSEGSPLLRPENVPKKQDEKNVARPTRPADLTALAKELRAVDDVRPPHKVTDYSSSSEESGTTDEEDDEEVDQEAGEESTSGAEDSRAGRLSNGETESAKTMPVEDSESDQATTPSKDGTLVIRQSTVDIKRSVNLSSSSSSSSAGPGYGHGQPQPPGHGLPEKNGFAGRIHHLPDLIQQSHHSPSSSTSIASSSSSSSSSSSFPSSSSHASPAMSPQNPPDKFTAIESQSESNSMSKHKSSSSFTPFIDPRLLQISPSSGSSLNNMAGFGQDGRMADPLRSDPSRKGSVVNVNPVNTRPPSDTPEIRKYKKRFNSEILCAALWGVNLLVGTESGLMLLDRSGQGKVYPLINRRRIQQMDVLEGLNVLVTISGKKNKLRVYYLSWLRNKILHNDPEVEKKQGWVNVGDLEGCVHYKVVKYERIKFLVLALKNAVEVYAWAPKPYHKFMAFKSFGDLVHKPLLVDLTVEEGQRLKVIYGSCSGFHAVDVDSGAVYDIYLPTHIQTSIQCHAIIILPNTDGIELLVCYEDEGVYVNTYGRITKDVVLQWGEMPTSVAYIRSNQIMGWGEKAIEIRSVETGHLDGVFMHKRAQRLKFLCERNDKVFFASVRPGGASQVYFMTLGRTSLMSW; the protein is encoded by the exons ATGGCGAACGACTCTCCAGCTAAAAGTCTAGTAGACATAGACTTGGCTTCATTGCGG GATCCAGCTGGGATATTTGAATTGGTGGAGGTGGTTGGAAATGGCACCTATGGACAAGTATACAAG GGACGTCATGTCAAGACCGGACAGCTGGCTGCCATCAAAGTCATGGACGTCACAGAG gatgaagaggaggaaattaAACTGGAGATCAATATGCTGAAGAAATATTCCCACCACCGAAACATAGCCACCTACTACGGTGCTTTCATTAAAAAGAGCCCCCCGGGACACGATGACCAGCTGTGG ttGGTGATGGAGTTCTGTGGAGCTGGTTCAATCACAGACCTGGTTAAGAACACCAAGGGGAACCAGCTGAAGGAAGACTGGATTGCCTACATCTCCAGAGAGATCCTCAGG ggTCTGGCCCATCTACATGCCCACCACGTTATCCACCGTGACATCAAGGGCCAGAACGTCCTGCTGACCGAGAATGCTGAAGTCAAACTAG TCGACTTTGGCGTTAGCGCTCAGCTGGATCGAACAGTGGGGAGGCGAAACACCTTCATCGGGACGCCTTACTGGATGGCTCCTGAGGTCATAGCTTGTGACGAGAACCCGGACGCCACGTACGATTACAGA AGTGACCTGTGGTCTTGTGGTATCACAGCTATTGAAATGGCTGAAGGAGCACCAC CGCTTTGTGACATGCACCCAATGCGTGCACTCTTCCTCATTCCAAGAAACCCTCCTCCCAGGCTCAAGTCTAAAAAATG GTCCAAAAAGTTTTTTAGTTTCATTGAGAGCTGCCTGGTGAAGAACTACACTCAGCGGCCCCCGACGGAGCAGCTGCTGAAGCACCCCTTCATCCGAGACCAGCCCAACGAGAGGCAAGTCCGCATTCAGCTCAAAGACCACATCGACCGGACcaagaagaagaggggagagaagg ATGAGACAGAGTATGAGTACAGCggcagcgaggaggaggaagaggatccCCCAGAGCAGGAGGGGGAACCCAG CTCCATCGTCAATGTGCCGGGTGAGTCGACTCTGCGCCGCGACTTCATCCGCCTGCAGCAGGAGAACAAGGAGCGATCCGAGGCGCTCCGTcgccagcagctcctccaggaGCAACAGCTGCGGGAGCAGGAGGAGTACAAGCGCCAACTACTGGCCGAGAGGCAGAAACGCATTGAGCAAcagaaggagcagaggaggcGGCTGGaggag CAACAACGACGCGAACGGGAGATGAGGAGGCAACAGGAGCGCGAGCAACGTCGTCGCGAGCAAGAGGAGAAGAGGCGCATTGAGGAGATGGATCGTCGACgtaaagaagaggaggagcgcCGGCGGGCCGACGACGAGAAGAGAAGGAACGATCGCGAACAG GAGTACATCAGGcgtcagctggaggaggagcagagacacCTGGAGAtgctgcaggagcagctgcTCCGTGAACAGGCCATGCTGCtg GAGTTCAAGTGGCGAGAGCTCGAGGAGCAGCGCAAGGCTGAGCGACTCCATAAGCGcctgcagcaggagcaggcCTACCTGCTGTCGCTGCAGCACGAATCCAAACAGCAACCTGGCGACAGGACCAAACCCCCCTCAGACCATAGCAAACCTCCGCAGACCTCCACCCTGCCCCCTGACAGACTCCTCAACACAACCCCTCAGGCTCAGGTCCTTGACAGTGCTGCTTCTGTAGCAAGAGGCGCTTATGAGTCCTCCAGAGCCCTTCAGGCAGTCCCCTCGGATAGCGCCAAATCCCAGGCAGCGGCGCCACAGAAGACTGACTCTGATGAGACATGTCCCAGCCAGGTCTCAAACTCCCCCGACCCCCCTCAGACTGAACCCCCCACTGACTTTGAACCTCCCCAGGCAGAAAGTTTGAAGCCCGACGGGCCCACAGAGCCTGTCAGTCATCCTCCTCAGCCTATCAGAGAG GCCGACGAGCGGTACCGTAAAAACATTCAGGGCTCCCCTCAGGCCGCCCCTCTTCCCAAGCagccccctcttcctccccgcTCCTCTGAACCGTTCTCCAATGGCGGCCCCTCCTCCGAAGCCTCCGCCATGCACCGTCCCATGGAGCCTCAG GTCCAGTGGTCTCACCTGGCTGCTCTAAAAAGCAGCAACAGCGCcgccccctctcctcctcctccgcccgTGGTCTCTCGCTCCCAGTCCTTCAGCGAGCCCGGCGGCGTGACCTCTAGCTTTGCACAACTCCACCTGCGTTCCCAGGACccccaccatcatcaccaccaccaccacccatcGCCCGCACGCACTGACCCCCAGCCCCAACCTCCCCTCCACCACCCTCAGGCCCAACACCAGGCCAGCAACGAGGAGGTACCTCCTAAG GTCCCAGTCAGGACAACATCCAGGTCTCCAGTGCTGTCGCGCCGAGAGTCCCCTCTGCCATCTCAGCCCGGCAACCAGGGCGGACAGAGGAGCGCTAGCGG TAACGTGGAGCAGCGCCCCCTGTGGGACCGAGTGGAGAAACTGCAGCCTCGGCCAGGCAGCGGCAGCTCTTCCGGCTCCTCCAACTCTGGCTCCCAGGCCAGTCCCGCTGACCGCTTCAGGCCACGCTGTGAGTCCCCCG CTTCTTCCAAATCCGAAGGTTCTCCTCTCCTGCGGCCTGAAAATGTTCccaaaaaacaagatgaaaagaaCGTCGCCCGGCCTACTCGACCAGCT GATCTGACTGCTCTGGCCAAGGAGCTTCGTGCCGTAGATGACGTGAGGCCCCCCCACAAGGTCACCGACTACTCATCCTCAAGCGAGGAGTCGGGCACCACCGACGAGGAGGACGACGAGGAGGTGGACCAGGAGGCGGGAGAGGAGTCCACCTCCGGAGCCGAGGACTCCAGGGCCGG GAGGCTGAGTAACGGGGAGACCGAGTCTGCTAAGACCATGCCGGTGGAGGACTCTGAGAGCGACCAAGCCACTACGCCTTCCAAGGACGGGACGCTGGTCATCAGACAG AGCACCGTTGACATAAAGCGGTCGGTCAAtctctcatcttcatcctcctcttcctcggccGGCCCCGGTTACGGCCACGGCCAGCCCCAACCCCCCGGCCACGGCCTCCCAGAGAAAAACGGCTTCGCAGGCCGCATACACCACCTACCAGACCTTATCCAGCAGAGCCATcactccccttcctcctccacatccatcgcttcctcctcctcttcctcctcttcctcttcctccttcccctcatCATCTAGCCACGCCAGTCCCGCCATGTCCCCACAGAACCCCCCGGACAAGTTCACTGCCATCGAG TCCCAGTCGGAGAGCAACTCCATGTCCAAACACaagtcttcctcctccttcactccctTCATCGACCCTCGCCTTCTCCAGATCTCTCCGTCCAGCGGCAGCTCCCTCAACAACATGG CGGGATTCGGGCAGGACGGACGGATGGCGGACCCCCTGAGGTCCGACCCATCTCGCAAAGGCTCGGTGGTCAACGTCAACCCGGTGAACACGCGTCCGCCGAGCGACACGCCCGAGATTCGCAAGTACAAGAAGAGGTTCAACTCTGAGATCTTATGTGCTGCACTCTGGG GAGTGAACCTGCTGGTGGGGACGGAGAGCGGCCTGATGCTGCTGGACCGAAGCGGTCAGGGGAAGGTCTACCCCCTGATCAACAGACGACGCATCCAGCAGATGGATGTCCTGGAGGGTCTCAACGTCCTGGTCACCATATCGG GTAAAAAGAACAAGCTTCGAGTGTATTACTTATCGTGGTTGAGAAACAAGATTTTGCACAACGACCCCGAGGTGGAGAAGAAGCAGGGTTGGGTCAACGTGGGCGACCTGGAGGGCTGCGTCCACTACAAAGTCG tgaagtaCGAAAGGATCAAGTTCTTGGTGCTGGCCTTGAAGAACGCTGTGGAGGTGTACGCCTGGGCACCCAAACCCTACCACAAGTTCATGGCCTTTAAG TCTTTCGGTGACTTGGTGCACAAGCCTCTGCTGGTTGACCTGACGGTGGAGGAAGGACAGAGGTTAAAGGTCATCTACGGCTCTTGCTCGGGCTTCCACGCCGTGGATGTGGACTCCGGTGCCGTTTACGACATCTACTTACCCACGCAC ATCCAGACCAGCATTCAGTGCCACGCCATCATCATCCTGCCCAACACCGACGGCATCGAGCTGCTGGTGTGTTACGAGGACGAGGGCGTCTACGTCAACACCTACGGGCGCATCACCAAGGATGTGGTGCTGCAGTGGGGAGAAATGCCAACTTCAGTGG CCTACATTAGGTCAAACCAGATCATGGGCTGGGGCGAGAAGGCCATAGAGATCCGCTCGGTGGAGACGGGCCACCTGGATGGCGTCTTTATGCACAAGAGGGCTCAGAGACTCAAGTTCCTTTGTGAGAGGAATGATAAG GTCTTCTTTGCCTCCGTGCGCCCCGGAGGTGCCAGCCAGGTGTATTTCATGACCCTGGGGCGCACTTCCCTCATGAGCTGGTAG